A DNA window from Peromyscus leucopus breed LL Stock chromosome 3, UCI_PerLeu_2.1, whole genome shotgun sequence contains the following coding sequences:
- the Tmem72 gene encoding transmembrane protein 72, with protein sequence MKLQVFWTGLEYTCRLLGITTAAVLIGVGTETFLRGQFKSLAFYLLFTGVTISVCEGTYFVAQLLAICFKCQPGSLAHKAREKAHWLGCFQKFLAYMLLSVACFLHPVLVWHVTIPGSMLIITGLAYFLLSKRKKRKAAPEVLAPTEQYTDPSSSIVSTTGSGDTEQTYTFQGALKEGPGSFFIHMKSILKGTKKPRVLQAQDTLMELALEPADPLAKKKQVHFEDNVVRIVPSLTEGLDDSDSGPEETASDTTPIIPPPSQTPLFLPSLMATDLF encoded by the exons TGTTAATTGGAGTGGGCACCGAGACCTTCCTCCGGGGGCAGTTCAAAAGCCTGGCCTTCTACCTGCT GTTTACAGGAGTCACCATCTCCGTGTGTGAAGGGACCTACTTTGTGGCACAACTGTTGGCCATCTGCTTCAA GTGTCAGCCAGGATCTCTGGCACACAAAGCAAGGGAGAAGGCCCACTGGCTGGGCTGCTTCCAGAAGTTCCTAGCCTACATGCTGCTGTCTGTGGCCTGCTTCCTCCACCCTGTCCTGGTCTGGCATGTGACCATTCCAG GCTCCATGCTGATCATCACTGGCCTGGCCTACTTCCTGCTGAGCAAGCGGAAGAAAAGAAAGGCCGCCCCAGAGGTGCTGGCCCCCACAGAGCAGTACACAGACCCGTCCAGCAGCATTGTGAGCACCACAGGCTCTGGGGACACTGAGCAAACGTATACTTTCCAGGGGGCCCTCAAGGAGGGGCCTGGCTCATTCTTCATCCACATGAAGAGCATCCTGAAGGGGACCAAGAAGCCGCGTGTCCTGCAGGCCCAAGATACCTTAATGGAGCTGGCGCTGGAGCCAGCTGACCCCTTGGCCAAGAAGAAGCAGGTACACTTTGAAGACAATGTGGTCAGAATCGTCCCGTCCCTCACGGAAGGTCTGGATGACAGTGACAGCGGACCAGAGGAAACTGCCTCTGACACGACCCctatcatccctcctccctcccagacccctctctttctgccttctctcatGGCCACTGACCTGTTCTGA